aggaaacccaacacagtcccatcaaacaggaaacccagcacagtcctatcaaacaggaaacccaacacagtcccatcaaacaggaaacccaacacagtcctatcaaacaggaaacccaacacagtcctatcaaacaggaaaccctacacagtcctatcaaacaggaaacccaacacagtcctatcaaacaggaaacccaacacagtcctatcaaacaggaaacccaacacagtcccatcaaacaggaaacccaacacagtcctatcaaacaggaaacccaacacagtcctatcaaacaggaaacccaacacagtcctatcaaacaggaaacccagcacagtcctatcaaacaggaaacccaacacagtcccatcaaacaggaaacccaacacagccctatcaaacaggaaacccaacacagtcccatcaaacaggaaaccctacacagtcctatcaaacaggaaacccaacagtcctatcaaacaggaaacccaacacagtcctatcaaacaggaaacccaacacagtcctatcaaacaggaaacccaacacagtcccatcaaacaggaaacccaacacagtcccatcaaacaggaaacccaacacagtcctatcaaacaggaaacccaacacagtcctatcaaacaggaaacccagcacagtcctatcaaacaggaaacccaacacagtcccatcaaacaggaaacccaacacagtcccatcaaacaggaaacccaacacagtcccatcaaacaggaaacccaacacagtcctatcaaacaggaaacccaacacagtcctatcaaacaggaaacccaacacagtcctatcaaacaggaaacccaacacagtccctatcaaacaggaaacccaacacagtcctatcaaacaggaaacccaacacagtcctatcaaacaggaaacccaacacagtcctatcaaacaggaaacccaacacagtcctatcaaacaggaaacccaacacagtcctatcaaacagaaaacccaacacagtcccatcaaacaggaaacccaacactgttctatcaaacaggaaacccaacagtcctatcaaacaggaaacccagcacagtcctatcaaacaggaaacccaacactgttctatcaaacaggaaacccaacagtcctatcaaacaggaaacccaacacagtcctatcaaacaggaaacccaacacagtcctatcaaacaggaaacccaacacagtcctatcaaacaggaaacccaacacagtcccatcaaacaggaaacccaacacagtcctatcaaacaggaaacccaacactgttctatcaaacaggaaacccaacagtcctatcaaacaggaaacccaacacagtcctatcaaacaggaaacccaacacagtcccatcaaacaggaaacccaacacagtcctatcaaacaggaaacccaacacagtcctatcaaacaggaaacgcaacacagtcccatcaaacaggaaacccaacacagtcctatcaaacaggaaacccaacacagtcctatcaaacaggaaacccaacacagtcctatcaaacaggaaacccaacacagtcctatcaaacaggaaacccaacacagtcctatcaaacaggaaacccaacacagtcccatcaaacaggaaacccaacacagtcctatcaaacaggaaacccaacacagtcctatcaaacaggaaacgcaacacagtcccatcaaacaggaaacccaacacagtcctatcaaacaggaaacccaacacagtcctatcaaacaggaaacccaacacagtcctatcaaacaggaaacccaacacagtcctatcaaacaggaaacccaacacagtcctatcaaacaggaaacccaacacagtcctatcaaacaggaaacccaacacagtcccatcaaacaggaaacccaacaaagtcccatcaaacaggaaacccaacacagtcctatcaaacaggaaacccaacacagtcccatcaaacaggaaacccaacacagtcctatcaaacaggaaacccaacacagtcccatcaaacaggaaacccaacacagtcccatcaaacaggaaacccaacacagtcctatcaaacaggaaacccaacacagtcctatcaaacaggaaacccagcacagtcctatcaaacaggaaacccaacacagtcccatcaaacaggaaacccaacacagccctatcaaacaggaaacccaacacagtcccatcaaacaggaaaccctacacagtcctatcaaacaggaaacccaacagtcctatcaaacaggaaacccaacacagtcctatcaaacaggaaacccaacacagtcctatcaaacaggaaacccaacacagtcccatcaaacaggaaacccaacacagtcccatcaaacaggaaacccaacacagtcctatcaaacaggaaacccaacacagtcctatcaaacaggaaacccagcacagtcctatcaaacaggaaacccaacacagtcccatcaaacaggaaacccaacacagtcccatcaaacaggaaacccaacacagtcccatcaaacaggaaacccaacacagtcctatcaaacaggaaacccaacacagtcctatcaaacaggaaacccaacacagtcctatcaaacaggaaacccaacacagtcctatcaaacaggaaacccaacacagtcctatcaaacaggaaacccaacacagtcctatcaaacaggaaacccaacacagtcctatcaaacaggaaacccaacacagtcctatcaaacaggaaacccaacacagtcccatcaaacaggaaacgcaacacagtcctatcaaacaggaaacccaacacagtcccatcaaacaggaaacccagcacagtcccatcaaacaggaaacccaacacagtcccatcaaacaggaaacccagcacagtcccatcaaacaggaaacccaacacagtcccatcaaacaggaaacgcaacacagtcctatcaaacaggaaacccaacacagtcccatcaaacaggaaacccagcacagtcccatcaaacaggaaacccaacacagtcccatcaaacaggaaacccaacacagtcctatcaaacaggaaacccaacacagtcctatcaaacaggaaacgcaacacagtcctatcaaacaggaaacccagcacagtcctatcaaacaggaaacccaacacagtcctatcaaacaggaaacccaacacagtcctatcaaacaggaaacccaacacagtcctatcaaacaggaaacccaacacagtcctatcaaacaggaaacccaacacagtcctatcaaacaggaaacccaacacagtcctatcaaacaggaaacccaacacagtcctatcaaacaggaaacccaacacagtcccatcaaacaggaaacccaacacagtcctatcaaacaggaaacccagcactgtcctatcaaacaggaaacccaacacagtcctatcaaacaggaaacccaacacagtcctatcaaacaggaaacccaacacagtcctatcaaacaggaaacccaacacagtcccatcaaacaggaaacccaacacagtcctaccaaacaggaaacccaacacagtcctatcaaacaggaaacccaacacagtcccatcaaacaggaaacccaacacagtcctatcaaacaggaaacccaacacagtcctatcaaacaggaaacccaacacagtcctatcaaacaggaaacccaacacagtcccatcaaacaggaaacccaacacagtcctatcaaacaggaaacccaacacagtcctatcaaacaggaaacctaacacagtcccatcaaacaggaagcccaacacagtcccatcaaacaggaaacccaacactgttctatcaaacaggaaacccaacacagtcccatcaaacaggaaacccaacacagtcctatcaaacaggaaacccaacacagtcctatcaaacaggaaacccaacacagtcccatcaaacaggaaacccaacacagtcctatcaaacaggaaacccaacacagtcccatcaaacaggaaacccaacacagtcctatcaaacaggaaacacaacacagtcctatcaaacaggaaacccaacacagtcctatcaaacaggaaacccaacacagtcctatcaaacaggaaacccaacacagtcccatcaaacaggaaacccaacacagtcccatcaaacaggaaacccaacacagtcccatcaaacaggaaacccaacacagtcctatcaaacaggaaacccaacacagtcctatcaaacaagaaacccaacacagtcctatcaaacaggaaacccaacacagtcctatcaaacaggaaacccaacacagtcctatcaaacaggaaaccctacacagtcccatcaaacaggaaacccaacacagtcctatcaaacaggaaaccctacacagtcctatcaaacaggaaacccaacacagtcctatcaaacaggaaacccaacacagtcccatcaaacaggaaacccaacacagtcctatcaaacaggaaacccaacacagtcctatcaaacaggaaacccaacacagtcctatcaaacaggaaacccaacacagtcctatcaaacaggaaacccaacacagtcctatcaaacaggaaacccaacacagtcctatcaaacaggaaacccaacacagtcccatcaaacaggaaacccaacacagtcctatcaaacaggaaacccaacacagtcctatcaaacaggaaacccaacacagtcctatcaaacaggaaacccaacacagtcctatcaaacaggaaacccaacacagtcctatcaaacaggaaacccaacacagtcctatcaaacaggaaacccaacacagtcccatcaaacaggaaacccaacagtCCCATCAAACTGACAATGGACAAACTAATCCCACTCCCAATAAGCCCAGCGTTAATAGACCGGGACAGTGCGAGGTCACAATTGTTATTGCGGGAAACGTTAGAAAGAAACAAGAGAGATAAGATCCCCAATTGATCGGCTCTTACAATCATACAAGAGGTCGCGGTGTTAAGGTGTCACTCCtcctctgggtcgcgagttcgaaacccacgtgggacagttgcctgaCACCGAGTGACTGGTACGTCCTTACATTACCCTTGTTGATAATAGAATGTTTAATAAACTACACTAAACCAAATGACCACGCTACAGTTCGTACGCCCTACCTTCAGATGAAGCGAGAGGCAAAATACATATTCTTTCCAGCATTTCAATGTAAAATGTCAGTTATTTGGTCGCCAATAGTGAACACAAAACAACTCTTAACtagaaatacaatatatacgtTGAATAATTGAAAAGATAAGTTTCATTTCTATCTCGAAATTTACATACTGCCGTTACTGAACCATTCAGTGGTATAAAAAAATCACCCAAAGGGGATTAATTTCTGTTCTGGCTGACCGCATCGGCGATTTTATCGTTACTCcgttaaatgaaataaaagtcACGGTGttgttaccaatattttattatttttttctgtaactgACGGATAGATCTACGCGATGAGAAAAACGGAATATACAGCTATATACCTCACTACAGGTAGGCCTTCTGTATGGGGACAAGATCTGAAGAACGAGATATCATTTCTGTTATACAACATCCTTGTTAATTGCtacataaatatttatgaataagacttttatagcaaaataatactataaaaagaagaaagataACGATTTTGGCTATAGAGGCAcgtttttgtgggttttttgtgggttttttttcattatgattaatattttatcaaaattggaTTGATTTGATCAATTGGAAAATGATGTAGAAAGTAGTAGTTGTGCTTTTATTTGAATTTCATGGATGAATCTTCATTTCATACAGTGATGGTGAGTGTGATGGCTAGTGCCGTCATAAATATAGAGGATTTTACACTCATTACGAGTATACAGGACAGAATAGAGACACTTCACGGAATTTCTGTCCACACAATCGACTCGCTGGCTGGGTGTTCAGCTCTGTGTCTGATCAAGGGAAACTGTTGGTCACTGTTTTACAATTTCGTGACCCAAGTCTGTCGCCTAAATAAAAGTCCTTTTCTGGCTGTTAGTGAAACGACAGGTCAAGCTGGATTTCACCATTACAGTCGAGGTAAGATTGTCTACCATTTTAAATGGTCATTAATCAATATTAAGCACAACTGCAATCAAGTGCAACACAATTAGTAACTATCAAAAAGCTTTTAGTCATATTTCACTTTTTATATACTCGCTGTTTGCGCCTAACGTTTACGGGAATATTCGCAGCCATTGTGtttgaccttagctgttaataggacgtttaacaaaataaaccaaaccaaacattgttgtatatatgcAATATTCAATCTCATCGACTAAAACATCGACTGGAGAATGTGTCGGGGCTAATCAGATGGCATCACTATCGAAGCAAGGTTTTCTGTCTGAGTGGACCCACGGGTAAaaagtgtagcgtagcgtagtgcaatcaaccgtggttCTCCTACGATGCAGTTTCCCAGGCGGTTTTAGTAATCAATTAGTTATTACGACTAAAACACATAGGACCATTACAAATAATTGTTTTAACTGATATAACTCTATGAATATAAGACTTTAAGCAAGAAGTGCAATGTTTTGTATCATCGGTAATTATTATCGATAATAATGAGTTGATGGAAAACAATCCTCTTAATCACGAATAGAGTCATTTCACATTATAATCATCTGGTAACATAGATCCTGTTTCTTAATGTCGTTGTAATTTCAAAATTCTTTgtaaattgattaaaatgtgTTCTTTATCACCAAACCTTACTTCCTGCTACTAtccttttctcttctttcttacaaactttcttcttcctaatgtctcccttgacaatgcctcgcttttggcctttagttgagcgttcgcccctgtgaggaaggctttggtatgtctcggccaggggacagaacccagagtctttaaaaatggtagttgctactcctgcttagcgctcagcatattaggagtaggacgactggttcacccgttgtcagtataatgtgaccgggtggggtgtcctgctgggtgtcttcgtcagtatgcttcagtgaggtagcactataaatcggcaaacgttccggcctaccacaaggaaacttcacacaaacataccgcagccccccaaaacacacaaacgcactcaccacacgcatgcatgtcgcacgcacggaatgccgtccttaaatgaccttagctgttaataggacgtgaaacaaattaaaccaaaccaaaccaaacttccTGCTAAACGCTCAGCTTTTTGGGAGTGTGATGATTGGTTCGCCTATTTGTTTAATACGACATGGCTGGGTATTCCTTCTTTCGTAGACAGTATGTGTCATTGATGTAGCACTATGAAGTTTCGCACAAGGGGACCAGACCAACACGAATATACGGCAGCCTACCAAAGCACAAACGCTGAacacatgcatctcgcacaGGTGACGCCGTCCTTAAACggccttagctgttgataggacgttacatAATGCAAAACCAAGCTTCTGTCACGGATTCAATTactttctatttatttttggtttacattatcataacgatacaatatgatatacactCAACGTCATTTGTGTGTTTATTGATCCAAGCTTTAATTTCAGAGTATTATCTAGGTGCTACTCCAACTATTCTCTGTGATTCTAAGCTCGCTTTGATTTCAGAGTACTGTAAAGGACCTATTCCGGCTATTCCTGGTACCACACAGACATTTTCCTTTGTAAATGGAATACCAGCTGTCACTTTTGCCTGCATCACAGGCGCCATCTACATCAGCGGAAACAAGGAGATGACCTGTGAGCTTGGGACGCTACAGTGGAATACTGCTACTGTCGTCTGCCGAGGTAAGTCTGAGATCACGTGGTCCGATAGGGACGCTACAGTGGAATACTGCTACTGTCGTCTGCCGAGGTAAGTCTGAGATCACGTGGTCCGATAGGGACGCTACAGTGGAATACTGCTACAGTGGAATACTGCTACTGTCGTCTGCCGAGGTAAGTCTGAGATCACGTGGTCCGATAGGGACGCTACAGTGGACTACTGCTACAGTGGAATACTGCTACTGTCGTCTGCCGAGGTAAGTCTGAGATCACGTGGTCCGATAGGGACGCTACAGTGGAATACTGCTACTGTCGTCTGCCGAGGcaagttttattatattttaccatttattCAGCAGGGCTTTCGTCCATATAAATCTGTCATTATCTTTAATATCATTACAGTGATTAAATCTCGGAGAATTCCGATTATTGTCAATAAAAAAACTGGTAATTTCTACATTTCTTAGTGATGTATGTGCATACATTACCTGATCTAGTTTCGATTTAACTGGTGAATATTTTTATGCACTCCAAGCAGACGAATAATTAAATGTTTGATTACTCAAGAGGCGCATGTTCTTTATTATAAATTTTCTTCTATCAAATGCCTCTCTTAACAATGCCTCACCTTTGCCTTTATTTGATCGTTCGccccatgtgaggaaggctttgggttctgtccccttgccgagactTACCAGTCTTTAAAACGACAGTTGCCACTACTGCTTAGCACTTAGAATTATCCGAGTGACAGGACTGGGGttaccgggtggggtgtcctgctgggcgACTTCGGCTGTATGCTTCTGTGTGATAGCACTGACAATCGACATGCGTTCCgaactatcacaaggagacttaagaCGAACATAAAGCAGCCTAAAAAAACATTCGTACACCATACGCATGCAATTCGCACGTGCTGTTGatgaaatgttaaaacaatacaataccaaACTAGACATGATCTATTTCAGACTTGGCACCCTACACAGCATTGGGTTATACAGAAGTTTGTGGCACAGAGTCTGTTCTCAAGTTTGTCGGAAATAAGGTGAATTTCGATGCAGCAAAAGGAAATTGTGCGGGTGGCGGCGGCCATCTTGCAAGACCACGAAATACTGTCCGTTGGACTTGCCTTAAAGACTATGCTTACACAAAAGGTGCGTATTCATCTTTGCCTTTAAAGAAACCGTCGATAAATTTAAATCCCTGTAGATGTAGTATATTTTAATCAAGTAACCCGAGTTCAGATTAAGTGAAACActtgagatacatgtatttagtataTTTGGAATCTGATtatttctcttctttctaatgACTTCATTGATGCTTTCTCACTATTGGCatttagttgagcattcgcccATGTCAGGAAGACTGCTCGAGACATACCAcagtaaataaacaatgttagtTTCTATTGCTTAGCACACAGCATTTCATTGTGTAGGACGACTGTGTACTGCTGGTGGTCTTTATCATATTATGTATCAAATTTGCTCTACAACAAGGAGGCAAACACTAACATGCACTATATGCATACATCTCGCatacaggggaggccgtccttaaataaccataTAATGACACATCATATTGTTTCATGTGATTTTACTTAAATTTTCTCTGCGTATTAGTAAGTGTCATTCgtttattaatcaatatttgtttttgtgtcaATAAATCGTCACTATCCATGTCATTTCCACCAGGTGTAGGAGTACACGTGTGGATGGACATCACAGACAGGGCTCAGGAAGGCGTGTTAGCTTTCTCGGACAACACTCTGGTCCCACTACCTTATCATTGGCTACCCGGTGAACCATTGGCTGCAACGAAACACAGTGCAGACTGTGTCGCCATATGGCCAAACCATAGACAATGGGACGATTTGCCTTGTGGCAATGTGGCATTCTTCATATGTGAAATAGAACTGTAGTGCTCTTTTCAATTTTACCTCAGGTCCTTCTTTGTATCAATTTACCTATTAATATATTCAAAGTTCGTGGTATTGTCGAATGGGAAACGTTTTCGTGTTCTCTTGTTGTTTAAccaaacaaacataacaaaaagGCCGTATACACTTAAGTTAAGTAAATCTTCGAAAGTGTTCacttaataaaaaaacacaGGCCCTTGGGCATATGTGTTTAAACTTTGAACCATAGCACTTCACCTAGTCATATTAAATGGGCCATACATGCATATGTGTGTGCGTGATTTTGGGAGAGGTTGCGGTGCatttgtctctttgtgatagcGCTGAACAGATAACAAATGTATGGTGAGGTAAATAGGCATGCTGTCGAAAACATCCTGCAGGGCATCCACCCATATACCGACAACGGGCGAAACCGTCGTCCAACTTCACAAACGTTGGGCACAAAACATGAGTAgcaactttcaccaacattcCCTGAAACACAAGGACTTGAGAAAGAattacagtctatatgtattgggacctcccctagtgtgtaaagATCATTTTAAGACGTTTTGGta
This genomic stretch from Pecten maximus chromosome 13, xPecMax1.1, whole genome shotgun sequence harbors:
- the LOC117340368 gene encoding uncharacterized protein LOC117340368 — encoded protein: MASAVINIEDFTLITSIQDRIETLHGISVHTIDSLAGCSALCLIKGNCWSLFYNFVTQVCRLNKSPFLAVSETTGQAGFHHYSREYCKGPIPAIPGTTQTFSFVNGIPAVTFACITGAIYISGNKEMTCELGTLQWNTATVVCRDLAPYTALGYTEVCGTESVLKFVGNKVNFDAAKGNCAGGGGHLARPRNTVRWTCLKDYAYTKGVGVHVWMDITDRAQEGVLAFSDNTLVPLPYHWLPGEPLAATKHSADCVAIWPNHRQWDDLPCGNVAFFICEIEL